The window CGAATGATGCGGTCTGAGGGTCCATCACAGTTGAGCCGGTGATGTCCATCGGCATGAGGTCCGGCGTGAATTGGAGGCGGGCGAACTCGAGGCCGGTAACGACCGCAAATGATCGGGCCATGAGGGTCTTGGCCAGCCCCGGATAGTCCTCGATGAGGACGTGGCCGTCCGACAACATGGCCATCAAGACCATCTCGAGGGCAAGACGCTTACCTAGCACGGCCTTCTCGACTTCATCGATGACCAGTCGCGCTCGCTCAGCCACGGTGTTGCTCATGACTGGGAGCCTATCGGCGCTGCACCGTCCCGGCTCTCGATCCGCTCGATGGCCGTCACCAAAGCATGGAGTTCGCTCACAGATGGACCCGGTATCCCGACGTCCTCGATGAGAACCCGATCAGGCCGCAACAGGGCCCAGGCCGGTGCTCCGAGGATACCTTCGGATCGCTCCGGTGAACCGGCCAGGGTCACGCCGTAGCTGGACAAGAGGCGCGCATCGGCAATCTCACGCAGTCTCGGAAGCAGCCGATGATCGAAATCGACCATGCTCGTTCGGGAGAACCCAACCAGGCGCTCGAATCTGACCAGGCGGGGAGGAAGCCGCTCCACTCGATCGCGCCGGTAGCGGAACTCCGGCGGCGACTCCCGACGGGCCGGGCCGGGCAGGCGCAATGCCAGGATCACGACGAGCAGAACCAGGGCCTCGAATCCAAGGAGTTCAACGGTACCGTCGGAGAAGACGAGCAGCCCTAGTGCGGCGATTGTCACGAACACGACCGCAACCAGCATCCGCCTCATACAGTGGCCAAACCGGCGCGGATCTCGCGCAGAGCCGCAATCGCCTCCGCCGCCATATTCTCACCGATCATATGCGTGCTGAAACGGGCTTCCTCGAACAAACCCGTGAGAGCAACGATCGCCTCTGCGTCGACCTCGAGGCGGCGAAGTGACCGCTCCACGTATTCGAGCGGGGCTTCATGGCGGCGCCTGGGGACACCTGCCCCGGCCAGCGACATCTCCATTCTCGTATAGGCAGCGATTACCACGGTACGGGGGTCTCCTCCCAGTTCGAGGTCGAAGATGGCGGCGTCAACGGAGGCAATGATTCCGGTCACGTCGGGCGCGTCGTCGGCCGGCCCTCTACCCCTGACGTGAGAAAGAACCGCGATAGCCACGAGAATCGCCCCCGCAAAGAGAACGAGGACCCAGGCCGAGCCGGCCACCTGTTGTGGAGGAGCCTCGGCCAGCGAACCCTCACCGGGGAGGCCGACCTGGCGGCCCTCTCGTCCGTCGCCGCCCCCCGGTCCGACCGAGAGGATGACCGCGGCCACAACCGCCAGGACGAGAAACAGTGCGATGGGTCTGGAACGTCGCCTCCCTCCACCTGCGCGCTCCATCCGACCGCGCGGTGAGCTCAGCACCATGAACGCAACAAACCCCAGTAGGGCCAGAACCAGCCAGGTCAGAACCGTCAAAGGATCCCAACCGAGCTCCGACGCCATTCGCCGGGAGGTCCCGGTGCCGGGCATTTGGCGGGCCCCAATGGCGGCGAGACCCGCCAGTCCGACGCCGGCGGCGACGAGCAGAACCACTGCCCAGGGCGGCAGTTTTGGTCCTAAGCTCCGGTTCTCCCTCATGGCGAGGAGCCTACCGAACAGGAACTTCTAGATCCTGAGTTGAATAGCTCAGACTGTCAGCACCACTTTGCCGGTCGCCCTGCGGTCCGTCAGTGCCTCAAAGGCAGCTTCGTACTCTTCCAGCGGGTAGATGTCCGTTACCCGCGGATGGAGCTTTCCCTCCGCCACCATCGCGAAGAGCTCGCCGAAGTTCCGCAACGAGGCCGCCGGGTCCTTGGACGTCCAGCTCCCCCAGAAGACCCCGACGAGGGAGACTCCCTTGAGCAGCATCAAGTTGAGCGGGATTTCGGGGATCGCCCCCGAGGCAAATCCGATTACTAGAAAGCGTCCTTCCCAGGCCGTCGAGCGAAGGGCGAGTTCCGAGAGCTCACCGCCGACCGGGTCGTAGACGACGTCGACTCCGCGCCCGTCGGTGAGTGCTTTGATCCGGTCCCGGAGGTTCTCCGTCGAGTAGTTGATGATCTCGTCTGCGCCCATCCCGGTGGCGAAGGCGAGTTTCTCTTCGGTTGAGGCGGCGGCGATGACCCGGGCTCCCATTGCCTTGCCGATCTCCACCGCAGAGCTACCAACGCCACCGGCGGCTCCGAGCACCAGGAGTGTCTCACCGGGTTCGAGGTTGGCCCGCTGTTTCAGCGCGTAGTAGGAGGTGCCGTAGGTGAGCCCGAATGCGGCTGCTTCAACGAAACTGAGGTGCTCCGGCTTTGGCATCGTCGTGGATGCCTCCACCTTCCACTTCTCAGAGAAGGCGCCGGACACTCCCATAGCCACCACCGGGTCACCGATAGCGAACCGATCAACCGCATCGCCGACCGCCGAGACCAATCCGGCTGCCTCGCCGCCCGGGACGAAGGGAAGATCCGGCTGGAACTGGTACTTGCCCTCGATGACAAGAGTGTCCGGGAAGTTGAGGGCAGCCGCCCGCACGTCGATGACGACTTCACCCGGCCCTGGCACCGGATCGGGCATCTCGCCGATAGACAAGCGCCCGGCCGGGCCAAGCTCGGTGCAGACGACTGCCCGCACGTCTAGGCCACCTCGAACAGGCCGGCTGCGCCTTGGCCGCCGCCGACACACATGGTGCTCACGACGTACCTGGCCCCGCGCCGCTTTCCCTCGATGAGCGAGTGGGCGACCATCCGGGATCCGCTCATACCGTACGGATGGCCGATGGCGATCGCTCCACCGTTGACGTTGTAGATCTCGTTGTCGATTCCCAGTTCATCACGGCAGTAGATCGTCTGGACTGCGAAAGCTTCGTTCAACTCCCACAGGTCGATGTCGTTCATGGTCAGGTTGAAACGCTCGAGGAGCTTCGGAACTGCGAATACGGGGCCGATCCCCATGATCTCAGGATCCGTACCCGCCACCGCGATGCCCCGGTAGTAGCCGAGCGGTTCCAGCCCGCGGCGCTCCGCCTCAGCAGCCTCCATCATCACTACCGCCGACGATCCGTCGGACAACTGGCTCGCATTGCCTGCAGTGATCGTCCCGTTCGGCAAAACAACCTTGAGCGAAGACAGACCTTCGAGGGTTGTGTCGGCTCGGTTGCCTTCGTCTTTGGTCAGGGTCACTTCCTCGATGCTGGTTTCGCCTGTTTCCTTGTTCATCACCAGTTTCTGTGCGGTCATCGGCACGATCTCGTCATCGAACTTGCCGGCCGCCTGGCCCGCCGCGATCCGCTGCTGACTCTGGAGCCCGTATTCGTCCTGTGCTTCACGCGAGATTCCGTATCGCTCGGCCACCACCTCCGCCGTTTGCAGCATCGGCATGTAAGCGTGCTCGAAATTGGCGAGGACATTTGGATCGAAGAACCGGTCCATTCGCATGTCGTTGGTCTGCACGAGGCTGATCGACTCGACGCCGCCGGCTACCACGATGTTCATGTTGTCTTGGATGATCTGCTTGGCACCGGTGGCGATCGCCATCATTCCGGACGAGCATTGCCGGTCGATGGTCATCCCCGGAACGGTGGCGGGGAACCCGGCGGCCAGGACCGACATGCGACCCAGGTTGTAGGCCTGGGTGCCCTGTGCCTGTGCGCAACCCATGATCACATCGTCGATTTCGCCCGGCTCGATTCCGGAGCGTTCGACGGCATGCCGGAGGCTGTGGGCGGCCAGTGTGGGCGCCTCTGTGTTGTTGAACGCTCCTCGGTACGCTCTTCCGATTGGTGTTCTTGCTGTCGAGACGATGACGGCTTCACGCATTCGTTTTCTCCTGTTTCTATCCGAGCGGGGGCCGGGTTTCCCGGCCACCTCGGTGGTGGTCACTTATCGGGCAAGAGGCTGATTCGCCCTCTCCTCGGTCTCACGGAACGATGAACATCGAGAGGGTCTCGGCGATGAGTGCCGGCTTCTCAGAATCTTTGATCTCGACCGTGACTTCTTTCTTGAACAGGTACCTGCCCGGCGCTTTCTCGGCGAGATCGGCCAACCGGACTTTGGCCCGCACCTCGCTGCCAACTCTGACCGGCTCCAGAAAGCGCACCTTGTCCAAACCGTAGTTGATGGCCATGACCATGCCTTCGGGGATGATCCCGGCCGAGGCGGTCAAGAACGGCAGCAGCGAAAGGGTCAGGAAGCCGTGCGCAATGGTCGTGCCCCACGGAGTGGCCTTGGCGGCCTCCGGATCGATGTGAATGAACTGGTGGTCGTTGGTGGCGTTGGCGAACGCGTTGATCCGGTCTTGATCAACGGTGAACCAGTCCGACTCGCCGAGATCTTTGCCGACGTAGTCGGCGAGTTGGTCAACGGGCACGATCTGCAGCATCGGGTACTCCTTTTTGGTTGATGAAGGTGTGGATGTGTTCGAGAGAAGTCTCGGCCAGATGCACGGCCTGGTCGGCGTACTCCTGGGTGGTGGTCGGGTCAACCTCGCCGTATGCTCCGCCGGCATATCGCATGTAGACGCCCTCCATGATCAACGCCAGCTTCCAGTACGAGAAGGCAATCGAGTAGCCGACTGCGGTCACGTCCAGGCCCGAGCTGCCGGCATACCGCTCAATCATCTCCGCCCTGGTGGGAAAGCCGGGCATGCGGCTCGGCGAGTCGTACAGCGGCCCGGCAGGCTCGTCGGGCTCTTGCCACGCCGACATGCAGGTGCCCAGATCGGCCAGCGGATCACCAAGCGTACACAGCTCCCAATCGAGTACTGCCAGTACCCGTCCGTCGGCGTCCAGCCGGACGTTGTCGATGCGGTAATCCCCGTGTACCACCGAAATCCGCTGCTGGGCCGGAACGTGCTGCGCCAGAAGGTCGTGGGCTTCCTGTGCGGCAGGTATGTCTCTGGCTTTGGCCGCCTGCCACTGACCGTTCCATCGTTTCAACTGCCGCTCGAAGTAACCATCGCGCCTGGCCAGATCACCCAATCCGGCCTCATCGACATCGAGGGCGTGCAGTTCGGCCAGCGTATCCATGAGGTCGAATCCCGCGGTGCGCCGTGTCGCCACCGACAGATGGTCGGCGTCGGAGGCCGTCTCGATCGTGAACCCGCCGACGTATCCCATGACGTAGAAGTCTGCTCCGAGGATCGAGGCGTCGTCGGAAAAGCCGACGGTGCCCGGTACCCGGAATCCGGCTGTCTGGAGAGCAGAGATGATGCGATGTTCGCGAGCCATGTCGTGGGCGGATGGAAGGAGGCCGGACAGCGGCGGTCTACGGAGAACCCAGTGGCGGTCGACGGCATCCGACACGACGTAGGTGAGATTCGACCGACCGACGCTGCTGCGCGTGAAGGCCAGCGGTTCGTCTAACTCAGGAACCCGGTCGGACAGCCATCGGGTCACATTCGGCACGTCGACGCCGGCAGGACTTGCGGCCTCGTCTGTCACCGTGGACCTCTCCCTCGAACGCCGTATTCGACACTACCGACTCAAAAGCACCCGGTCGGGCTGCGACGTATATTAGCGATCGTTAACCGACCGTTTTCGCGCGGGGATCGCACCCTATAGCGCGCTTTTGCCGCGCGAAAACGCGGTGTGGGGGGACGGGCACCCGTCAGTCGTCGTCCTGCTTGTCACGGCCGAGGCCGCGGCCGGGCTTCTCATTGGAGAACGACTCCACGGCTTTGACCATGGCACTGACCTTCTGCCCGTGTGATTCGAGGGTGGAGGGCGATATGCCGCCTGCCAAGGCGAGGTGGACCTGGGCAGCCCGCCCGTGACCGTAGGCGTTGCCGTTGTCCGGTTTGTCCTTCTCGTAATCCTTGACCTTGTCGGCCGCCTTAGCCACCATTTCCTGGGCACGTTCGAGCCCGGTGGCATGACCCGGCTTTCCCTGCGCGTGATCCGGCAGGCCGGTGTCCGGGTTGCGGGTGGCGGCGACCGCCAGCATCTCGAGTGCGCGTTCTTGCCCGAGGCCGACAGCTTGCCTGGCCTTCTCGAGGACGTGCTGCGGAGGACTTGCGACGTCCTCCGCAGAAACCACAACCGCCGGTGCGAAGACGAGCGCAACGGTGAGTCCGGCTACTGCCACTCTGTGTGATCTATTCTTCATTTCGCGCTCCTGTGAGTGAAGTCGCAGGAGGGCGCGAAACGTTACGGGGTCTCGGCAGAAGCCTCCGGACAAACGATCTCGATGGAGGCGCCCAGGAGCACCCCGGCCATCAACCCGTCGTCCTCGTCGACCTCCACCGCACCTCCATCCGACAACCGATCGATGTACTCGGCCAGCAGGTCATCGGTGGTCATGCCCTCGGCAAGAAGGTCACAGAACAGTTCGGCGGTGGCGATGAAGACTTCTGGATCCTCGAGGGCGGCACCCTCGTAGGTCGTTCCGATCATCTCCGCTTCGATGGCCGCGACAAGGGCTGCGTAATCCGGAACAAAACCGGTCGTGGTCGTCGCCGATTGGACCGGCCGAGAAACCGTCGACGTCGTAGGAGCTTGCGAAGCTTGAGTCGACCCGGTCACGGTTGCCTCCGTGTCGACTGCCCGTCCCGCACATCCGGCGAGCAGCATCGACCCCGCCGCAACAACTGCGATGACGAGTCGGGCCCTGGCCATTAACAGATCCATCCGGGGACAGAATACGGGTTGAACCCGAGTAACCGGGCGCAGCCGGCATTGTGCCACCGATTATTCTGGACCACCAGCTCCTACCTGCGAGGCACCATGACCGCCCATCCGCCAATTGCCGACCGCCGACCCGAGGCGATGACCAGCCACGGTCACACCAGAGAAGACCCCTACTCGTGGTTGAAAGACGTCAACTGGCAACAAGTGATGCGCGACCCTTCGGTACTTGCGCCAGACATCCGTGCCTACCTGGAGGCTGAGAACGCCTATACCGAGGTGATGCTGGCCGGGACGACGGAGCTTCAGAACGAGCTTTTCGATGAGATGAAGGGCCGCATCAAGGAGGACGACAGCTCCGTTCCCACCCCCGACGGACCGTGGGAGTACTACCGGCGCTTCGACACCGGCGGGCAATACCCGATCTTCTGCCGCAAACCACTCGGCTCCAACGATGAGCAGATCCTGCTCAACGGGGACGTCGAGTCGATCGGCAAGGACTTCTATCGGATCCACACGGCCGAGCCCAGCCCCGATCATCGCTACCTCGCCTATTCGGTGGACGAACAGGGCAGCGAGTTCTACACCATCCGGGTCCGCGAGCTGGACACGGGCGAAGATCTCAGTGATTCGATACACGACGCCAGCGGTGCCATCGAATGGTCGGCAGACTCTGCCTCGCTCGTCTACCTGAAACTGGACAAGAGCAATCGTCCCGTCTGGGCCTTCCTCCATGTACTCGGCACCGACCAGGCCGACGACAGGCTCCTCTATGAGGAGTCGGATCCGGGCTTCTACATCAATCTCGGCAGAACTGAGAGCGGGAACTACATCGAGATCGTCGCCGCCGACCACGAGACATCTGAGGTGAGGCTCGTCGACGCCGCCCGGCCGGATAGCCCACCGATCATGATCGCCGAGCGGGACCCCGGCACCCTGTACACGGTTGGTGAGCAACACGGACGGCTGTACATCAACACCAACGCCGGGGGCGCTGAGGACTTCTCGATCGTCACGGCTGAGGTGGCATCTCCGGGCAAGGACTCCTGGTCTGTGGTGGTCCCCCATCGACCAGGCACGTTGATCCTCGGCTCGATCGTGTTCCGACGCCACCTGGTCAGGCTCGAGACCCGGGAGGGCCTTCCGCGGATTGTCATCAGGGATCTCGCCTCCGAAGAGGACCATGTCATTGCCATGGATGAAGAGGTCTACGACCTCGGGTTCGCCTCACTGCGCGAATACACAAGCACGCTCCGGTTCACGTACAGCTCACCCACGACACCGCTGCGGGTTTACGACTACGAACTCGACTCCGGCCGACAGACAATGCGAAAGGAACAAGAGGTCCCGAGCGGCCACCGCCCGGACGACTACGTGACCGGACGTGTCTTCGCCGACGGCCACGATGGCGAGCGAATCCCCATCACACTCCTGTACCGCAAGGGCACGCCACTCGACGGGACCGCGCCATGTCTCCTCTACGGATACGGTTCGTACGGATTCAGTATGCCGGCCTCGTTCAGCACCAACAGACTGAGCCTGGTCGATCGCGGGTTCGTCTACGCCATCGCCCACGTCCGGGGCGGCAAAGAGGGCGGCTACCGCTGGTACACGGCCGGGAAGCGACTTCACAAGCGCAACACATTCCTCGACTTCATGTCGGCAGCCAATGCGCTAGTCGAGATGCACTACACCTCGGCCGGGAGGATCGTGATCTTCGGCGGCAGTGCGGGCGGATTGCTGGTGGGAGTGGCCGTCAACATGGCGCCGCCCGGCCTGCTGGCAGGCGCCATCGCCGAGGTCCCGTTCGTCGACGTTCTGACCACGATGCACGACACCGATTTGCCACTGACACCGATGGAGTGGCCCGAGTGGGGCAACCCGATCGACGATGCGGACGCCTATGAGTACATCGCCTCATACTCCCCTTACGACAACGTGGAAGCCAGGGAGTATCCGCCCCTGCTGGTGACGGCCGGACTCACCGATCCGCGCGTCACCTACTGGGAGCCGGCCAAATGGGTCGCGAAGCTGCGAGCTACGAAGACCACCGACAGCCTGCTGGTTATGCGAACCCGCATGGGGGCAGGTCACGCCGGGGCCTCTGGTCGCTTCGATGCACTGAAAGAACTGGCCGAGGATTACGCCTTCGCCCTAGAGGTCACAGGCAAGGACCCAGCGAGAACACGGCTATCGGCCGGGTCGGCCTGAACCGAACTCGGCGCCGATGCCGAGCCGTTCGGCAGTCCGCAAGGCGCGGACGGCTCCCGCCACGTCCTGACTGGCGAGTCCGACCGACTTGAACACTGTGGTACCTGCAGGAGCGACACTTCCTTCCAGCAGGTCCGTGAGCGTGGCGTCGGGCCGGCGCCCGATCCGCATCAGATCGCCTGCCTCCGCGGCCGCTGCATCGAGATCGTCGACAACAACGAAGGCGTCGCTCAGCAGTGCTCCCGGCAGTTCCACCATTTCGGAGGTGTAGGCACCGACGGCGTTGAAGTGCGTTCCCTCTCTGACGGCCGAGGGGGAGAAAAGGGGTTCGAGGGAGGGGGTGGCGCACGAGACGATATCCGCCGCCGCCACTGCGGTGCCGGCGTCCAGTTCGACCTCCCCACCGACCCGGTCCGCCAGGGCCGCGGCCCTGGCCCGGGACCGACTCCATACGATGACGCGCTCGATCGGTCTCACCGCTCGCACGGCCTCGACCTGATCGAAGGCCATCGCTCCGGCGCCCAGCATCGCCATGGTTCGCGCCTCGGCAGGGGCAAGGAACCGCGTCGCCAATCCCGAGGCGGCACCCGTCCTGATCGACGTCAACGTCGACCCATCCACCATTCCGAGCGGAGATCCATCATCGTCAAAGACAACCACCACGCCCACCGGGTTGCCCGGTTCGATCGAGACCACTTTGACACCTGTTGTGTGGCCGACCCGGCCGGGCATGAACAGCGAGCCGCCCAACAACTGACGCAGCGGCACCTGGCGGTCCGACCCAAAGGCCGCCTCCATCGCTTCAATCGCGTCAGGCATCGAGAGCGATTCGCGCAGCTCGATCGGACCCAACCACCGCATCAGGCGAGCACGCTCTTGGCTGCCACGCTGATCGGCTCACGATCCACCGCCAGCAAGGACATCGGTACGTCGGTGTCGAAGGGCGCTCGTTCACCAGTAATCGCCTGAGCGACCATCGATCCGATCATGGGGGCCAGCTTGAATCCATGACCACTTAGGCCGTTGGCGAGCCAGTAGCCGTCCATCCCGCTCGGTCCAACGACGGGATGGACATCGGTGCGGTTGATCGTGTAGAGGCCGGCGATGCCCGAAACGCCCCCGCGGTACGGCAGGTCCGGGATCCGATGGTGCAAACCATGAATCCGGATGTCGCGGAAGGCGGCATCGGCCCCGGTGTTGAAGTTGTCGGGATCCTCGACCACCTCTTGCTCGTCCTCTTCGAGAACCGAGCCGAACAGGATCCGGCTTCCGGCCGCGTCCGGTCGGAAGTAGAGGCCGGTGGAAGCTTCCACGGTGACGGGAACCCGACCGAGGTCCGAGGGCCAATCGCGATATCCAACCTGAACCCGGGTTGGTTCGAGCGGCCAAAGGAGATCGAGGCCGGCCAACTGGTTCAGCCGACCGCACCACGGGCCGGCGGCATTGACCACCACATCCGCCTCGATGGAGCTGCCGTCGGCGAGATCGACACCGACCACCCGATCACCTTTCTTGCGCACACCGGTTACCTGAGCACGAAAGCGTACGGATCCGCCATTGTTGCGTGTTGCCTCAACGAGATCGGTGTTGGCCGCAGACGGATCGGCGAACCCTGCATCGTCTTCGAACACGGCCAGTTCGATCGGGCGGCAGGTGTGTTCGATCTCGCCGGAGAGATCGAACGGCTCAATGCATGGAGACAGGCTCGGAAACCGCTCAACGAGTTCGTCGGCCGTCAGCAGGGAAATCGCCACCCCCTCGTCCGCCAGGCGGGTGCGCTCGGTCTCGAGCTTCCCGCGATCCTCGTTGAGCAACCACAAAACGCCGGTATGGGTGAACTCATTCCCGGGACTCTCGAGCCCGGTGAACTCCGCCCAATTGCGATAGGCGGCTAGTCCATCGCGGGCGAGACGGACGACCTGAGCATTCGAATACCGGCAGCGACAAATCGAGGAAGAGGCTCCGGTTGAGCCCTCCGCCGGCCCTGCTCCCTTATCGAGAAGTACGACTTTCATCCGAGAGCGGCGGGCGATCTGATAGGCGATGGAGCTTCCAACGATCCCCGCGCCAACTACTACGACATCAGCTGAATCGTGCATTGGGTCAGACTACTTCAGGTGGTTCTGGAACCCCGCCAGCGAGGCGCAAGCCATCTGGTGCAGGATCCGGCGATGCCGGGAAGCCTCGATGCGGAGGTCGGCAGTTTCGCGCGCAGCCGATCCGATGAGCCCCATCACCGCGTGGGCCGCTGCGCGAGCCTCGTCGAGGGTGAGCTCCGGGTGCAATTTGATGATCACCTCGGCCCATGCGTCCGTGTAGCGCGCGTCGTTGCGTTCAGCCGCCCGCTGGTAATACTCCGGAACGTACCGAAGTTCGCGTACGAGCAGCATCAAGGCGGCTCCCTGATCTAATGCCAGCGTCGTGTGCGTGGAGATGAGATCATCGAGTGCCGCCCCCGGCTGTAGACCTTCAATCCGGTCGATGGCGGAACGCAGCAACTCCCAGATACGATCGAAGACCCCAAGCAGGATCTCGTCCTTCCCGGCGAAGTGCCGGTAGAGACCCGGGCCGGTGATTCCGGCGGCTGCTCCGATCTCATCAATCGAGGTTGCGTGGAACCCCTGCCGGTGGAACAGAACCTCGGCCGCGTCGATGATCTGCTCTCGTCGTTTTCGACCGCGAGCAGTGGGCGCCTCCTGTGCCACGACGTCGCTGGCTTCCATCATTACCCCTTCCGGCGGGGTGCCGGCCGCCGCCGGCACCCCTCGCAATCATTGATCAGAGACCAAGTGCTTCGGCCAGCAGCCGCCGCTGGTGTCGGACACCACCGAACATCAAGGACGTGCTCTTCGCCCGCTTGAAGTACAGGTGCGTGTCGTGCTCCCAGGTGAAGCCGGTGCCGCCCAGGATCTGAATCGTGTCCGAGGCCGCCCCTAGGTATGCCTCAGAGCAAACCGACTTGGCGAGCGGGGCTGCGACCAGCATCTCGGTGGCATCATCGACAATCCGGGCGGCGTGGTAGGCCGTCGACTTGGCGTGTTCCACCGAAACGAGCATATCTGCCAACCGGTGTTTGATCGCCTGGAAGGAACCGATCGCCCGGCCGAACTGGAATCGGGTCTGCCCGTGCTCCACCGAGGTCTCGAGACACCATTGCGCGCCGCCGACCTGTTCGAGCGACAGCGCCACGGATGCCAGCCGTAGAACCTGATCGATCACGTCGCCTGCGGTTCCTTCGCTTCCGAGCAGAGCCTCGGGACCCAAACGGACCCCGGCGAAGGTCACGGTGGCTTGCTTGCGGATTGCGTCGAGGGTCGGCACATGTTCGGCACTCAAACCGCCGGCGTCCGCCGGAACCAGGAACAGGCTGAGGCCATTCGGAGTTCTGGCCGCCGTGACGATTGTCCCGGCAACATGCCCGAACAAGACGTTCTTCTTCACACCGTCCAAAACCCAGTCCCCACCATCCTGTGCAGCGGTCATCCGGATGTCGTCGGTCACGGCACCGTGCGACCCCTCGAATAGCGCCATGGTCATCACGGACTCACCCATCGCGATGCCGGGGAGAAGCTCTTTCTTCTGCGAGTCGCTACCGCCGATCAGAATGGCGTTGGCAGCCATGACAACCGTCGAGAGGAACGGTCCGGGAAACAGTGCGCGTCCCATTTCCTCGAGAACGACACTCAACTCGGCAAAGGTGTACCCGGCTCCGCCGTACTCCTCCGGGATGGCCAGCGAGTGCCAGCCCAACTCGGCGCCGGATTGCCACAACGCGGCGTCAAACCCGGTCTCGGTTTCCATCAGATCACGCACCACCGTCGGGGAAACCCGGTCTGCGAGGAACTGGCGAGTCGTCTGACGGAGCATCTCTTGCTCTTCCGTGAGTGCGAAGGTCACACGAGGAGTATCACCCACGGGGCACCTCCTTCCACGGCAGGTCCTTGTCGACGCGCGGCTCGCCCGGCAACCCGAGCACTCGTTCTCCGAGGATGTTGCGCATGATCTCGGACGTACCGCCCTCGATCGAGTTGGCCCTGGCCCGCAAGAAGTTGCGTTGAGGTGAACCAGCGTCCTCGAACTCCGTCGGACGATGCAGTTCGTACCCTCCCGGATACAGCGTGCCGTCCCAGCCCATCAACTCGACCGAGAAGGCCGTGATTGCTTTGTTGAGGTCTGCCCAGGCGAGTTTTCCCGTTGATCCCTCGGGACCGGGGATACCCGCTTTGCGCATCTGGTTGGCCCGCTCGACGGTGAGCCGCAGGGCTTCCCATTCGGCCCACAGGCGGGTTAGCTCGTCCCGAAGGGCGGGATCGTCGTGACCATATTCGCGCCAGGCTCTGATGGCATCCTTGATCGAACCGCTGCCGCGCGGCAGCGAGCGGCTGCCGATGGCGACGCGCTCGTTCATGAGGGTGGTCATCGAAACACGCCATCCGGCACCGACGTCGTCGAGGCGGTATTCGTCGGGAATCCGCACGTCGTCGAAAAAGACCTCGTTGAACTCTGCCTCACCGGTGATCTGATAGAGAGGACGCACGTCGACCCCGTCGGCTTCCATGTCGACTATGAAGTAGGTGATGCCCTTGTGCTTCGGGACGTCGGGATCGGTGCGAACGGGCAGCATGCCCCACTTGGCGATATGGGCGAGTGTCGTCCACACCTTTTGTCCGTTGACGATCCATTCATCACCGTCCCGCACTGCTTTGGCGGAGAGGTTGGCGAGGTCCGATCCGGCCCCCGGTTCGCTGAAGAGCTGACACCACATGTCTTCAGTGGTGAACATCGGACGCAGCCATTTGTGCATCTGCTCGGCGGTCCCGTGCGCGGAGATGACTCCGGCTCCCATACCGATGCCGAG of the Acidimicrobiia bacterium genome contains:
- a CDS encoding TetR/AcrR family transcriptional regulator; the encoded protein is MPAAAGTPPEGVMMEASDVVAQEAPTARGRKRREQIIDAAEVLFHRQGFHATSIDEIGAAAGITGPGLYRHFAGKDEILLGVFDRIWELLRSAIDRIEGLQPGAALDDLISTHTTLALDQGAALMLLVRELRYVPEYYQRAAERNDARYTDAWAEVIIKLHPELTLDEARAAAHAVMGLIGSAARETADLRIEASRHRRILHQMACASLAGFQNHLK
- a CDS encoding S9 family peptidase is translated as MTAHPPIADRRPEAMTSHGHTREDPYSWLKDVNWQQVMRDPSVLAPDIRAYLEAENAYTEVMLAGTTELQNELFDEMKGRIKEDDSSVPTPDGPWEYYRRFDTGGQYPIFCRKPLGSNDEQILLNGDVESIGKDFYRIHTAEPSPDHRYLAYSVDEQGSEFYTIRVRELDTGEDLSDSIHDASGAIEWSADSASLVYLKLDKSNRPVWAFLHVLGTDQADDRLLYEESDPGFYINLGRTESGNYIEIVAADHETSEVRLVDAARPDSPPIMIAERDPGTLYTVGEQHGRLYINTNAGGAEDFSIVTAEVASPGKDSWSVVVPHRPGTLILGSIVFRRHLVRLETREGLPRIVIRDLASEEDHVIAMDEEVYDLGFASLREYTSTLRFTYSSPTTPLRVYDYELDSGRQTMRKEQEVPSGHRPDDYVTGRVFADGHDGERIPITLLYRKGTPLDGTAPCLLYGYGSYGFSMPASFSTNRLSLVDRGFVYAIAHVRGGKEGGYRWYTAGKRLHKRNTFLDFMSAANALVEMHYTSAGRIVIFGGSAGGLLVGVAVNMAPPGLLAGAIAEVPFVDVLTTMHDTDLPLTPMEWPEWGNPIDDADAYEYIASYSPYDNVEAREYPPLLVTAGLTDPRVTYWEPAKWVAKLRATKTTDSLLVMRTRMGAGHAGASGRFDALKELAEDYAFALEVTGKDPARTRLSAGSA
- a CDS encoding acyl-CoA/acyl-ACP dehydrogenase encodes the protein MGDTPRVTFALTEEQEMLRQTTRQFLADRVSPTVVRDLMETETGFDAALWQSGAELGWHSLAIPEEYGGAGYTFAELSVVLEEMGRALFPGPFLSTVVMAANAILIGGSDSQKKELLPGIAMGESVMTMALFEGSHGAVTDDIRMTAAQDGGDWVLDGVKKNVLFGHVAGTIVTAARTPNGLSLFLVPADAGGLSAEHVPTLDAIRKQATVTFAGVRLGPEALLGSEGTAGDVIDQVLRLASVALSLEQVGGAQWCLETSVEHGQTRFQFGRAIGSFQAIKHRLADMLVSVEHAKSTAYHAARIVDDATEMLVAAPLAKSVCSEAYLGAASDTIQILGGTGFTWEHDTHLYFKRAKSTSLMFGGVRHQRRLLAEALGL
- a CDS encoding ornithine cyclodeaminase; the encoded protein is MPDAIEAMEAAFGSDRQVPLRQLLGGSLFMPGRVGHTTGVKVVSIEPGNPVGVVVVFDDDGSPLGMVDGSTLTSIRTGAASGLATRFLAPAEARTMAMLGAGAMAFDQVEAVRAVRPIERVIVWSRSRARAAALADRVGGEVELDAGTAVAAADIVSCATPSLEPLFSPSAVREGTHFNAVGAYTSEMVELPGALLSDAFVVVDDLDAAAAEAGDLMRIGRRPDATLTDLLEGSVAPAGTTVFKSVGLASQDVAGAVRALRTAERLGIGAEFGSGRPGR
- a CDS encoding FAD-dependent oxidoreductase translates to MHDSADVVVVGAGIVGSSIAYQIARRSRMKVVLLDKGAGPAEGSTGASSSICRCRYSNAQVVRLARDGLAAYRNWAEFTGLESPGNEFTHTGVLWLLNEDRGKLETERTRLADEGVAISLLTADELVERFPSLSPCIEPFDLSGEIEHTCRPIELAVFEDDAGFADPSAANTDLVEATRNNGGSVRFRAQVTGVRKKGDRVVGVDLADGSSIEADVVVNAAGPWCGRLNQLAGLDLLWPLEPTRVQVGYRDWPSDLGRVPVTVEASTGLYFRPDAAGSRILFGSVLEEDEQEVVEDPDNFNTGADAAFRDIRIHGLHHRIPDLPYRGGVSGIAGLYTINRTDVHPVVGPSGMDGYWLANGLSGHGFKLAPMIGSMVAQAITGERAPFDTDVPMSLLAVDREPISVAAKSVLA